The region CGTTTGAAAGCTTCAAATAATTTTGACTGCTCTTCTTCCGAAATGGTATTCCCATGGGAAATCACATCTACGATAAGATTTTCATTAGATTCGGTAATTAGCACATCGACTTCTACATCATCCGAATAAACCGCTGCATTCTTAAATAAATTAATGAAAACAATATCCAGTAAAGACTGTATTCCTTTTATCGTTAAAATAGCATCTTCGGAAGTATTTTCGGAAATAAGGAAGTCCATTTTAAGCTTGGGATAACTTTTTTCAACAGCTTCAAACGACTCAAAAATCACCTCATCAATTCTTACTTCTTCGTAAATACTCTGAATATTTTCTTTATCGAATTTCGTCAACAGCAACAGTGAATTCGTTAAATCGGACAGCTGATAAACATCGCGCTGAATTTGTTTTAAAGAAGATAAGGTTTCCGGAGAATGCTGCTCAAACTTAATTAAATTTTCCAGCTGGAAAGCCATTCTTGTAATGGGTGTCCGGATTTCATGGGACGCGCTCGCTGTAAAGTCTTTCTGTGACTGGAAAACATCATCCAGTCGCGCGATCATGGTATTGAAAGACTGTGCCAGTACATCAATTTCATCATTCGATTCACGAACAGGAATTTGAGTGGTCAATTTATGGGCGGTAACCTCCGAAATTTCTTTATTCAGATCTTCTAAAGGTTTCAGGAATTGCCCCATAAAATAATAACTGAAAAAGCCAATGAGCAACGTACTCATTACATAGGCCGTGATTAGTAGATATTTTAAATAAGCCAGTTTTGATTTTCCGTTGGTATCGAATGCACTGGTAAGAATGTAATAATTCTCACCATTGATTGTTCTTAGAGCCGCATAAATTTCAGGAACTGTTTTTTCAGAATAGATGATTTTCTTTTCATCAAGTTCCTTTAACAAAGTATTATCCCAGGTTACATTCCTATCTTTAATGGTACTGTAAATT is a window of Candidatus Chryseobacterium colombiense DNA encoding:
- a CDS encoding ATP-binding protein, with amino-acid sequence MSLKRKIALNLSIAFSLLFGIVMAVIYMSFNDFRRDEFKERFRQRLEFTSHFIAKSKDFEEEAPIFFNENSDNILLNETILIFNSEKELIYSTIKDRNVTWDNTLLKELDEKKIIYSEKTVPEIYAALRTINGENYYILTSAFDTNGKSKLAYLKYLLITAYVMSTLLIGFFSYYFMGQFLKPLEDLNKEISEVTAHKLTTQIPVRESNDEIDVLAQSFNTMIARLDDVFQSQKDFTASASHEIRTPITRMAFQLENLIKFEQHSPETLSSLKQIQRDVYQLSDLTNSLLLLTKFDKENIQSIYEEVRIDEVIFESFEAVEKSYPKLKMDFLISENTSEDAILTIKGIQSLLDIVFINLFKNAAVYSDDVEVDVLITESNENLIVDVISHGNTISEEEQSKLFEAFKRGKNSQNISGSGLGLRIVKRILEYHNAQIIYTSPGDLLNKFSVVFHK